The following are encoded together in the uncultured Sphaerochaeta sp. genome:
- a CDS encoding FGGY-family carbohydrate kinase produces MLKNAITQEIVNGQTMLGIELGSTRIKAVLINSENQPIAQGGHDWENTLLNGIWTYSLEDVWKGISTCFANLQKEVQSNYGVPLKKLKSMGVSAMMHGYLAFDEKGQLLVPFRTWRNTITAKAAEELSDLFDYPVPERWSISHLYHAILSGEEHVGDITFLTTLAGYVHWQLTGEKVLGIGDASGMFPIDTASGYYDTEMLDRFADKIQDRKYAWDLISILPSILPAGEQAGVLSKQGAALIDPSGTLEPGIPLCPPEGDAGTGMVATNSVAKRTGNVSAGTSVFAMIVLEKPLSKSYNKFIDLVTTPDGSLVAMSHGNNCTGEYDAWMRLFNEVVETLGFSVSKGAFYDKLLFKALEGDKDCGGLLPYNYISGETMTDINEGRPLFVRETKNSFTLANFMRSQLFTALGVLRIGMDILFEEEHVAIDAINGHGGFFKTAEVGQKMMASALHTPISVLKTAGEGGAWGIALLAAYMAQKKDETLSEYLDSKVFASAEVTTVEPTEEDIAGFNAFLARYKQGLPVEKAAVAHLK; encoded by the coding sequence ATGCTGAAGAATGCAATTACACAAGAGATTGTCAATGGCCAGACAATGCTCGGTATTGAACTTGGTTCCACAAGAATCAAGGCAGTTTTGATCAACTCGGAAAACCAGCCCATCGCCCAAGGGGGGCATGACTGGGAAAATACCTTACTTAATGGAATTTGGACATATAGTCTTGAGGATGTATGGAAAGGCATCTCAACCTGCTTTGCCAATCTCCAAAAAGAAGTTCAGAGCAACTATGGTGTCCCACTGAAAAAACTAAAATCCATGGGTGTCAGTGCAATGATGCATGGCTATCTTGCCTTCGACGAAAAGGGACAACTCCTTGTCCCCTTCAGAACCTGGAGAAATACGATCACCGCCAAGGCAGCAGAAGAATTGAGTGACCTCTTTGATTATCCTGTTCCAGAGCGCTGGTCCATCAGCCACCTTTACCATGCTATTCTCAGTGGAGAAGAACATGTGGGAGATATAACCTTCCTCACCACCCTTGCTGGATATGTCCACTGGCAACTTACCGGAGAGAAAGTGCTGGGTATCGGGGATGCTTCAGGTATGTTCCCAATCGATACAGCAAGCGGATACTATGATACTGAAATGCTTGACCGATTTGCAGACAAGATTCAAGATCGAAAATACGCTTGGGACTTAATCTCGATACTGCCTTCCATTCTACCGGCAGGAGAACAGGCAGGCGTATTGAGCAAGCAAGGTGCTGCCTTGATCGATCCAAGTGGTACACTGGAACCAGGTATTCCGCTCTGCCCTCCTGAGGGAGATGCAGGTACTGGAATGGTTGCAACCAATTCGGTGGCAAAGCGAACAGGTAATGTATCTGCTGGCACTTCCGTTTTTGCCATGATTGTCCTTGAGAAACCTCTTTCCAAGAGCTACAACAAGTTCATTGACCTGGTCACCACCCCTGATGGGTCACTGGTAGCAATGAGCCATGGCAATAACTGTACGGGAGAGTATGATGCATGGATGCGATTGTTCAATGAGGTGGTTGAAACCCTTGGCTTCTCAGTTTCCAAGGGAGCATTTTATGACAAGCTCCTCTTCAAGGCATTGGAAGGTGATAAGGATTGCGGGGGGCTCCTCCCGTACAACTACATCAGCGGAGAGACCATGACTGATATCAATGAAGGACGACCTCTCTTTGTCAGGGAGACCAAGAACTCCTTCACCCTTGCAAATTTCATGCGTTCCCAACTCTTTACGGCGCTTGGGGTACTAAGAATCGGTATGGATATTCTCTTTGAAGAGGAACATGTGGCAATTGACGCCATCAACGGGCATGGTGGATTCTTCAAGACAGCGGAAGTTGGACAGAAGATGATGGCAAGTGCCCTGCATACCCCTATCTCAGTGTTGAAGACAGCAGGAGAAGGTGGGGCTTGGGGCATCGCGCTACTTGCTGCCTATATGGCCCAAAAGAAGGATGAGACACTCTCTGAATATCTCGATTCAAAGGTATTTGCCTCTGCTGAGGTAACGACCGTTGAACCAACTGAAGAGGATATTGCTGGCTTCAATGCATTCCTTGCACGATACAAGCAAGGTCTTCCTGTTGAAAAGGCTGCCGTAGCTCATCTTAAATAA
- a CDS encoding thiamine ABC transporter substrate binding subunit — protein sequence MKKHQFVCVLVAILSLFIPLTAQGVQEQQELVVYAYDSFSGDWGPGPVLVEMFEEETGIKVNLVSSGDGMEMMNKLISEANNPWADVVVGISDDMASKIYEAGLLEPYKSNVLADIPDFLHFDPTYQLIPFDYGNFAFVVDTEAMDSDMVPTTLASLTDPMYQDKVILIDPRTSSVGLGLLLWTIEVFGEEGYLSWWETMKDQALTITDGWSSAYGLFTEGEAPLVLSYTTSPVYHVTYEDTTRYQVALFEEGHSTTIEGVGLLASSKKKDEARQFIDFILTKGQLTIAMANSMYPVNSKTELPDAFEYAPKPEKNLSMDSKTLAKNLDRWLTEWTQVMSK from the coding sequence ATGAAAAAGCATCAGTTCGTCTGTGTATTGGTTGCCATCCTTTCACTTTTCATTCCGCTTACGGCTCAAGGTGTGCAAGAACAGCAGGAGCTTGTAGTCTATGCCTATGACTCCTTCAGTGGAGATTGGGGTCCTGGCCCTGTCTTGGTCGAGATGTTTGAGGAAGAGACCGGTATCAAGGTAAACTTGGTAAGCTCTGGTGATGGTATGGAGATGATGAACAAACTCATCTCAGAGGCTAATAACCCATGGGCAGATGTCGTGGTGGGTATCAGTGACGATATGGCCTCAAAAATCTATGAAGCAGGGTTGTTGGAACCTTATAAAAGCAATGTGCTTGCTGACATCCCTGACTTCTTGCATTTTGATCCTACCTATCAGCTGATCCCCTTCGACTACGGGAACTTTGCATTTGTAGTGGATACGGAAGCCATGGACAGTGATATGGTTCCGACTACTCTAGCCAGTCTGACTGACCCTATGTACCAAGACAAGGTTATCCTGATCGATCCCAGGACCAGTTCCGTTGGCCTTGGCTTGCTTCTCTGGACAATCGAGGTCTTTGGAGAAGAGGGATACCTCAGCTGGTGGGAGACCATGAAAGATCAGGCACTTACCATCACCGATGGATGGTCCAGTGCTTATGGTCTGTTCACTGAAGGAGAAGCCCCCTTGGTTCTCAGTTACACCACCAGTCCTGTGTACCATGTCACTTATGAAGATACCACCCGCTACCAGGTAGCACTCTTCGAGGAAGGACACAGTACAACCATCGAAGGAGTTGGTTTGCTTGCATCCAGCAAGAAAAAGGATGAGGCCAGGCAGTTCATCGACTTTATCTTGACCAAGGGACAATTGACTATTGCCATGGCAAATTCAATGTACCCGGTCAACAGCAAGACGGAACTCCCTGATGCCTTCGAATATGCACCCAAACCGGAAAAGAACCTCTCCATGGATAGCAAGACTCTTGCAAAAAACCTGGATAGGTGGCTTACTGAATGGACACAGGTAATGAGCAAATGA
- a CDS encoding mechanosensitive ion channel domain-containing protein, giving the protein MHFLGSYTSTILAAFGTIVLVVIIHFLFKKTVESSKRWPYQRQFLVFLIVLVGLFLSIAFLPIHNEVKNQILSVLGILLSAIIALSSTTLVSNAMAGLMLRVTGEFRGGDFIEVGSLVGRVTDLAIFHTEIQLINRDVVSLPNLSLVQQAVHVTRRDGTFINLAVSIGYTVSRVEVEDALLEASKKCNLTDGFVFIEAFLDHAISYRLYGLLKESGERLSKLSELHKTVLDVFCERGIEIASPSLNDRREFEKDSLYLPKVSAKKEKSTKEIIAAEKVAFDKADEAQSIEDLKQQLEKITKKLEGATKTAKERLEKQVKVLEEEITKREVKKSEES; this is encoded by the coding sequence ATGCATTTTCTTGGGTCCTACACCAGTACCATTCTAGCCGCATTCGGTACCATTGTCTTGGTTGTAATCATCCATTTTCTTTTCAAGAAAACTGTGGAAAGTTCAAAGCGTTGGCCCTATCAACGTCAGTTCTTGGTTTTCTTGATAGTACTTGTGGGGCTATTCCTTTCAATTGCTTTTCTCCCCATTCATAACGAAGTCAAGAATCAGATACTCAGCGTCTTGGGCATATTGCTGAGTGCCATCATTGCACTCTCCTCCACAACTTTGGTAAGCAATGCCATGGCTGGGCTTATGCTCCGGGTTACCGGTGAATTTAGGGGTGGTGATTTCATTGAGGTTGGTTCATTGGTCGGCAGGGTGACAGACTTGGCAATATTTCATACCGAGATCCAGTTGATCAACCGAGATGTGGTGAGTCTCCCCAATCTCTCTCTTGTCCAGCAGGCTGTTCATGTAACGCGGAGGGATGGCACTTTCATCAACCTGGCTGTCTCCATCGGGTATACAGTAAGTAGGGTAGAGGTGGAGGACGCCCTATTGGAAGCATCCAAGAAATGTAATCTTACTGATGGGTTTGTGTTTATTGAAGCCTTCCTTGATCATGCAATTTCCTATCGATTGTATGGACTTCTTAAAGAGTCAGGGGAGAGGTTGAGCAAGCTCAGTGAGCTTCATAAGACGGTGCTGGATGTCTTTTGTGAACGTGGGATAGAAATAGCATCTCCTTCACTGAATGATAGAAGAGAGTTTGAGAAGGACAGTCTATACCTCCCAAAGGTTTCAGCCAAGAAGGAGAAATCGACCAAAGAGATAATTGCTGCTGAGAAGGTAGCCTTCGACAAGGCTGATGAGGCACAATCTATCGAAGATTTGAAGCAACAACTTGAAAAAATTACCAAGAAACTCGAGGGGGCTACCAAGACTGCTAAGGAGAGGCTGGAGAAACAGGTCAAGGTGTTGGAAGAAGAGATAACCAAACGGGAAGTGAAGAAAAGCGAAGAATCATAG
- a CDS encoding NAD(P)H-hydrate dehydratase: MKRLVPSIEVSDIDKKAQDRANIPALCLMESAGLQIYQKWKSQLASSDRLVFLCGGGNNGGDALVVARYAYNDGFHNMLLVYTGTHISPSCKVQRSIVDAYNIPQFDWDVAHDSDCHSLFENVSWIVDGLVGTGLKGPLKKSLQTLVAQANESPAKRLAIDIPSAVGDDVPVSSIHIHADMTVTMGLEKVAMYHPANRFSCGHIILVNPSFPQFLLDQCNATALLCERVHAALPTLAENEYKTSRGHIAIFGGSKQYTGAARLSSRTAFSSRAGLVTLFCDQEVFSVASSESASVMVQVYEGQNLERFDAILAGPGWGEGREALLEKLLASGLPMVLDADGIKAYASILKQGKLPSHGPMILTPHLGELRTLVSALFPDDVHDVAKDGTPSSFFHVLERTANHLDATLVVKSQLVYVISPGKQTVVVEGNNPSLGVAGSGDVLSGILVALLPKLRDCTQVALEGTLIHQRAGGLAAAQYGYYDSETLISFVGRATQEAER; the protein is encoded by the coding sequence ATGAAAAGACTTGTTCCCTCCATTGAGGTTTCAGACATAGATAAAAAGGCTCAAGACCGGGCTAACATACCCGCTCTTTGTTTGATGGAGAGTGCCGGATTGCAGATTTACCAGAAGTGGAAATCACAGCTGGCGAGTTCTGACCGTCTGGTTTTTCTTTGTGGTGGTGGTAATAATGGTGGCGATGCCTTGGTTGTTGCCCGTTACGCCTACAATGATGGATTCCATAACATGCTGTTGGTGTATACCGGGACACATATATCTCCTTCCTGTAAGGTTCAGCGTAGTATTGTCGATGCCTATAATATTCCCCAGTTTGATTGGGATGTTGCACATGATTCCGATTGTCATTCATTATTTGAGAATGTTTCCTGGATAGTGGATGGCTTGGTTGGAACAGGTTTAAAGGGGCCCTTAAAGAAATCCTTGCAAACTCTGGTTGCACAAGCGAATGAGAGTCCTGCAAAACGATTGGCCATCGATATCCCCAGTGCTGTAGGAGATGATGTTCCTGTCTCCTCTATCCACATACACGCAGACATGACCGTAACGATGGGGTTGGAGAAGGTGGCAATGTATCACCCTGCCAATCGGTTTTCCTGTGGACATATTATCTTGGTGAATCCATCCTTTCCTCAATTTCTTCTGGATCAGTGCAACGCGACAGCACTGCTCTGTGAGCGTGTGCATGCAGCACTGCCCACCCTTGCTGAAAATGAGTATAAGACAAGTAGAGGCCATATAGCGATTTTTGGAGGGAGTAAACAGTACACTGGAGCTGCTCGTCTATCTTCCCGTACCGCCTTTTCCTCAAGAGCAGGACTGGTAACCTTGTTTTGTGATCAGGAGGTGTTCTCGGTGGCTTCATCTGAATCCGCTTCCGTCATGGTACAAGTGTATGAAGGACAGAATCTCGAGAGGTTCGATGCAATCCTCGCCGGACCAGGGTGGGGAGAGGGAAGAGAAGCCCTGCTGGAGAAACTTCTAGCCTCAGGATTGCCCATGGTTCTTGATGCTGACGGGATCAAGGCTTATGCGTCTATTCTAAAGCAGGGGAAACTTCCTTCCCATGGCCCCATGATACTTACCCCTCATCTCGGGGAGCTCAGGACGCTTGTGTCGGCGCTCTTTCCTGATGATGTACACGATGTGGCCAAGGATGGTACTCCCTCTTCATTCTTCCATGTCCTGGAGCGTACTGCCAATCACCTTGATGCTACACTGGTGGTGAAAAGTCAGTTGGTATATGTAATTTCTCCTGGAAAGCAGACTGTGGTCGTGGAGGGGAACAACCCATCCTTGGGTGTAGCAGGGAGCGGGGATGTCCTCTCAGGCATTCTTGTTGCTTTGCTCCCAAAACTTCGGGATTGTACTCAGGTGGCGCTTGAAGGTACCTTGATCCATCAGCGAGCAGGAGGCCTTGCAGCAGCTCAATATGGATACTATGACAGTGAAACGCTTATCTCCTTTGTAGGAAGGGCCACCCAGGAGGCTGAACGGTGA
- a CDS encoding LacI family DNA-binding transcriptional regulator, with protein sequence MTISEIAKLANVSIGTVDRVLHKRGRVAPKTVEKVMSIIDEHGYQPNTYARNLKLSKQFTIGVLLPLLHSEYGYWNLMYEGILKAAKELSPLAVSIDMLEFDRTKEGSLLAQGRRILEKPIDALLLAPVVPAEAEALLGDHPTLDYAFIDSPLPDSAPVCSVIQNPYQGGYVAGRMMHLLQPNGGTLLAVQTHRAAYNSAERVRGFLSYFADKPGYTTYDMEIHFGGEDPLGELDMFYRNHPDMSGIFVVNDAIHRVAELVVQLGRKSQTVMIGYDAIAQNCKAMKNKHVDCLLSQRPEYQGYTAIYQLYRKGLLNQLPETTICVPIDIILPENVLPEQETCIKP encoded by the coding sequence ATGACTATATCTGAGATTGCCAAACTAGCGAACGTTTCAATAGGGACCGTCGACCGGGTACTTCATAAACGAGGAAGGGTTGCTCCCAAGACTGTCGAGAAAGTGATGAGCATCATCGATGAGCACGGATACCAACCAAATACCTATGCAAGAAACCTCAAGCTGAGCAAACAATTTACCATTGGTGTACTTCTTCCACTTCTCCACAGCGAATATGGTTATTGGAATCTGATGTACGAAGGAATCCTGAAAGCTGCAAAGGAACTGTCCCCCCTCGCTGTATCTATTGATATGCTTGAGTTTGACAGAACAAAGGAAGGATCACTATTGGCACAGGGCAGACGAATCCTAGAAAAGCCAATTGATGCATTATTATTAGCCCCTGTTGTCCCTGCTGAGGCAGAAGCATTGCTTGGTGACCACCCTACCCTTGATTACGCATTCATTGACAGCCCACTACCTGATTCAGCACCAGTGTGCAGTGTTATCCAGAACCCTTACCAAGGAGGATATGTTGCAGGCAGGATGATGCACTTGCTCCAACCGAATGGAGGCACACTGCTTGCAGTACAGACCCATCGTGCTGCATATAACTCGGCTGAACGTGTACGAGGCTTTCTCAGCTACTTTGCTGATAAACCCGGTTATACAACATATGATATGGAAATCCATTTTGGAGGAGAGGATCCACTAGGAGAACTTGACATGTTTTACAGAAACCACCCTGACATGAGTGGTATATTTGTTGTCAATGATGCAATTCACAGAGTAGCGGAACTCGTGGTACAGCTAGGGAGGAAAAGTCAGACGGTCATGATTGGATACGATGCTATTGCACAAAATTGCAAGGCCATGAAAAACAAGCATGTCGATTGCTTGCTCTCTCAGCGCCCAGAGTATCAGGGGTATACGGCCATCTACCAGTTATATCGAAAGGGGTTGCTGAACCAGCTTCCCGAAACCACCATTTGTGTTCCAATCGATATTATCCTGCCCGAGAATGTACTGCCGGAACAAGAAACCTGTATCAAACCGTAA
- a CDS encoding glucose-1-phosphate adenylyltransferase has protein sequence MRTREKTIAIVLGGGKGTRLYPLTMDRAKPAVPFAGKYRLVDIPISNCINSEIRQIYILTQFNSASLHNHISNTYIFDTFSNGFVEILAAEQTNQTDTWYQGTADAVRKNMKHFHDQNADYYIILSGDQLYRMDLGQMLDRHIKSGAELTIASKPISREQATGLGIIGCDKEGMITDFYEKPAIDLDISEYKVGDEFMFSSLGVHVGHSNEYLASMGIYIFNAQTMEEVLNNDKTDFGREIIPDVIKQRKVATYLFDGFWEDIGTIKAFYETNLDLASINPQFNFYDERMPIYTHRRHLPATKVNFCNISNSLTSEGSIITNAYIVNSIIGVRTIIESGASLDGVYCMGASFYETQEQKAENAKKGIPNIGIGRGTIIRKAIIDQNARIGDGCRIGIDDIPRQEGDFAMYSIHDGIIVINKNAIIKNGTVM, from the coding sequence ATGCGAACTAGAGAAAAAACGATTGCGATTGTACTTGGAGGGGGAAAAGGCACCAGACTGTATCCTCTTACCATGGACCGTGCCAAACCTGCAGTACCCTTTGCTGGAAAGTATCGATTGGTGGATATTCCAATTTCAAACTGTATCAACAGTGAAATCAGGCAGATTTACATCCTCACACAGTTCAACTCCGCATCCCTGCACAACCATATATCCAATACATATATCTTCGATACATTCTCCAACGGATTTGTCGAGATACTTGCTGCAGAGCAGACTAATCAAACTGATACCTGGTATCAAGGTACCGCTGATGCTGTTCGCAAGAACATGAAACACTTCCACGACCAAAATGCCGATTACTACATCATTCTCAGTGGAGACCAGCTCTATCGAATGGACCTTGGACAAATGCTCGACAGACATATCAAGAGTGGTGCTGAACTGACCATTGCATCAAAGCCCATCAGCAGAGAACAGGCAACAGGATTGGGTATCATCGGCTGTGACAAGGAAGGAATGATTACCGACTTCTACGAGAAACCAGCCATCGATCTGGATATCAGTGAATATAAAGTTGGTGATGAATTCATGTTCTCTTCCTTGGGAGTACATGTAGGTCATAGCAATGAGTACCTTGCAAGCATGGGCATCTACATTTTCAATGCACAGACGATGGAAGAAGTACTGAACAATGACAAGACTGATTTTGGAAGAGAGATCATTCCCGATGTCATCAAGCAACGGAAGGTTGCCACGTACCTCTTTGATGGGTTCTGGGAGGATATTGGAACGATCAAGGCATTCTATGAGACCAATCTTGACCTTGCCTCGATCAACCCACAGTTCAACTTCTATGATGAAAGAATGCCGATCTACACCCATCGCAGACACTTGCCTGCAACGAAAGTGAATTTCTGCAATATCTCGAACTCACTTACCAGTGAGGGATCGATCATAACCAACGCCTACATTGTAAACTCAATCATTGGTGTTCGTACCATTATCGAATCCGGTGCATCCCTTGATGGTGTCTATTGTATGGGGGCCTCGTTCTATGAGACACAGGAACAGAAAGCCGAGAATGCGAAGAAAGGCATTCCCAACATAGGTATCGGTAGAGGAACCATTATCCGAAAAGCCATCATCGACCAGAATGCCCGTATCGGTGATGGATGCCGTATAGGAATTGACGACATCCCGCGCCAGGAAGGGGATTTTGCCATGTATTCCATTCATGATGGGATTATTGTCATCAATAAGAATGCCATCATTAAAAATGGAACGGTAATGTAA
- the araA gene encoding L-arabinose isomerase produces the protein MQRKSIDMYEFWFLVGSQFLYGPETLNEVASHAQQMVEGLNASGKLPCKVVYKATLKTPEEIEQCIKDANYDDSCAGIITWMHTFSPSKMWINGFSLLQKPYCHLHTQFNRMIPDTEIDMDFMNLNQSAHGDREHGFIAARMRMGRKIITGFWEDDEVQKKLGSWMRSAIGAVESRKLKVMRFGDNMRNVAVTEGDKVGVQMQLGWQVNTWGVGDLIKEIEAVTDAEVDAQMEAYREKYDFSTKDLETVRYQAREEVAMRHFFEREGISAFSNTFEDLQAMRQLPGLASQDLMAEGYGYGGEGDWKVSAMTSLVKRMTEGMEGGTTFMEDYTYHMEKGNELSLGAHMLEICPTITKEKARIEVHELGIGGKEPPARLVFEGHPGRAVLASLIDMGGRLRLIVNEIEVVKPIYKMPNLPVARVMWKPEPDLYQAAHLWMLAGGAHHAVLSYDATAEMLEDWCEIMGIEFVHIHKDVTVASMKQQLFFSDLAWKLK, from the coding sequence ATGCAAAGAAAATCAATTGATATGTATGAGTTCTGGTTTTTGGTAGGATCACAGTTCCTGTATGGACCAGAGACACTCAATGAAGTAGCAAGTCATGCACAGCAGATGGTGGAAGGATTGAATGCCTCCGGCAAGCTGCCTTGCAAGGTTGTGTATAAAGCGACACTCAAGACTCCTGAAGAAATTGAGCAATGCATCAAGGACGCAAATTATGATGATAGCTGTGCAGGAATCATCACCTGGATGCACACCTTTTCCCCATCAAAGATGTGGATTAATGGCTTTTCTCTCTTGCAGAAGCCGTATTGCCATCTTCATACCCAGTTCAATCGCATGATACCCGATACGGAAATTGATATGGATTTCATGAATCTGAATCAGTCTGCCCATGGAGACCGTGAACATGGCTTCATTGCTGCCAGGATGCGTATGGGTCGAAAGATCATCACTGGGTTCTGGGAAGATGATGAAGTCCAGAAAAAGCTTGGTTCCTGGATGCGTTCAGCAATTGGTGCTGTAGAGAGCAGGAAGCTGAAAGTGATGCGGTTCGGTGACAATATGAGGAATGTAGCAGTCACTGAAGGTGATAAGGTTGGGGTGCAAATGCAGCTTGGCTGGCAGGTGAATACCTGGGGTGTGGGTGACTTGATCAAGGAAATCGAGGCAGTCACTGATGCTGAGGTGGATGCCCAGATGGAAGCCTACAGAGAGAAATATGATTTCTCTACCAAGGATTTGGAAACCGTTCGTTACCAGGCTCGGGAAGAGGTTGCCATGAGACATTTCTTCGAGCGGGAAGGAATCTCTGCTTTCTCAAATACATTTGAGGACCTGCAGGCTATGCGCCAGTTACCTGGTCTTGCAAGTCAGGATCTGATGGCGGAAGGGTACGGCTACGGTGGTGAGGGGGACTGGAAAGTTTCTGCCATGACCAGCTTGGTAAAGAGGATGACCGAAGGTATGGAAGGTGGTACTACCTTCATGGAAGACTATACCTACCATATGGAGAAAGGCAATGAGCTCTCACTTGGAGCGCATATGCTCGAGATCTGTCCTACTATCACCAAAGAGAAAGCACGAATTGAGGTACATGAACTTGGTATCGGTGGAAAAGAACCTCCAGCCCGTCTTGTATTTGAAGGGCATCCAGGGAGAGCAGTCCTTGCATCCCTGATTGACATGGGGGGACGCCTGCGACTGATTGTGAATGAGATCGAGGTAGTGAAGCCGATCTACAAAATGCCGAACCTTCCTGTTGCCAGAGTCATGTGGAAACCCGAACCTGATTTGTACCAGGCAGCACATCTTTGGATGCTTGCAGGTGGAGCTCACCATGCAGTGCTGAGTTATGATGCCACAGCAGAGATGTTGGAGGATTGGTGTGAGATTATGGGTATTGAGTTTGTACATATCCATAAGGATGTAACTGTTGCTTCCATGAAACAGCAACTGTTCTTCTCTGATCTTGCTTGGAAGCTCAAGTAA
- a CDS encoding NUDIX domain-containing protein, with protein MQERVTTAGILVQDGKYLVAKREEKGSIGGLWEFPGGKNRYTETEEETLIREFQEELGLSVSVGPLVHAHDFINKDTRYHLKAYLVSAPPISHLDLLVHSEFRWVSLQDLPSYDFAPSDQEIVKTLIDASNKQG; from the coding sequence ATGCAGGAGCGAGTAACGACAGCGGGAATCTTGGTGCAAGATGGGAAGTATCTTGTAGCAAAAAGAGAGGAGAAAGGTTCTATCGGGGGACTTTGGGAGTTTCCTGGTGGGAAGAACCGCTATACGGAAACCGAGGAGGAGACGCTTATACGAGAATTCCAGGAGGAACTTGGTTTATCAGTCTCTGTAGGCCCCCTTGTTCACGCACATGATTTTATCAACAAGGACACCCGTTATCATCTGAAAGCTTACTTGGTTTCTGCTCCCCCCATAAGCCATCTTGATCTATTGGTTCATAGTGAGTTCCGGTGGGTTTCCTTGCAAGATCTACCATCGTATGATTTTGCTCCAAGTGACCAGGAGATTGTAAAGACACTAATTGATGCGAGTAACAAACAGGGCTGA